In Gossypium hirsutum isolate 1008001.06 chromosome D06, Gossypium_hirsutum_v2.1, whole genome shotgun sequence, one genomic interval encodes:
- the LOC107960218 gene encoding homeobox-DDT domain protein RLT1 isoform X2: protein MEAGSEGENNRISNPNKNISSSNEGNAKPKRQMKTPFQLEALEKAYALETYPSEATRAELSEKLGLSDRQLQMWFCHRRLKEKKDNPTKKQRKGAALPPESPVDELRAVPGPDYGSGSGSGSSPYMDTRKLGGSSSRGMMEDAPTVRRYYESQQSIMELRAIACVEAQLGEPLRDDGPMLGIEFDPLPPDAFGAIPEPHNRTGHPYESKVYERHDGRSSKAAARAFHEYQFLPEHSSIRSDAYGLVTQSHFHESPVSGSRGRATSFVHGEEPLSRIHGIQERESFTNGRNAPTICNPVLGSEDSYMLSAEQTLNNDAEPRIDRKRKVSSLSDENRIAREVEAHENRIRKELEKLEHKRRKSEERMRKEMERHERERRKEEERLMREKQREEERTQREQKREMERRQKFLQKEYLRAEKKRQKEELRREREEERRRVAREKATARKIAKESMDLLEDEQLELMELAAARKGMHSIIHLDHDTLQNLESFRDSLSVFPPKSVQLKRPFDIQPWIDSEENVGNLLMAWRFLITFADILKLWPFTLDEFVQAFHDYDSRLLGEIHVALLRSIIKDIEDVARTPATGLGMNQYCAANPEGGHLQIVEGAYSWGFDIRNWLHHLNPLTWPEIFRQLAISAGFGPQLKKQNATWTYTGDNDEGKGCTDVVSTLRNGSAAENAFALMREKGLLLPRRSRHRLTPGTVKFAAFHVLSLEGSKGLTVLELADKIQKSGLRDLTTSKTPEASISVALTRDAKLFERIAPSTYCVRPAYRKDPADVEAILATARKKIRQFENGFLGAEDADEVERDEVERDDVERDEDSECDVDEDPEVDDIATPSNANKDADYPKDEVNTCLGSKKVLASADDDLDVPAEFDKDFRSFPSNTVKVDNDPSNTGQYVAGEENGTGNPDQQNIEIDESKSGESWIQGLSEGEYSHLSVEERLNALVALIGIANEGNSIRAVLEDRLEAANALKKQMWAEAQLDKSRLKEECIIKMDFPPVMGIKTEAQLPNSAVEGSRSPFPVADNKIDEASPSIPEDQKPLLCSQNVQNDLNSYPAERALVLQDASMGPDNFSAQQHGYASKRSRSQLKSYIAHRAEEMYVYRSLPLGQDRRRNRYWQFVASASKNDPCSGRIFVELHDGNWRLIDSEEAFDALLASLDVRGIRESHLRIMLQKIESSFKENVRRNLHSARAMGQSGSSSENEVSEIDSSPDFTGSYDSPRSGICGLNSDALETLPAFKIQLGRNENERKSAMKRYQDFQRWMWNECYNSSTLCAMKYEKKRSTQLLAVCDTCLGSHMPEDVHCSYCHQTFRAFNNNFSFYEHEILCKENRKLDNKDKHTLDSSLPMGINLLKSFCALVEVSIPPEALDSMWTEGQRKMWGRKLNASSSANELLKLLTQLESAIKRDYLSSNFETTRELFGSSFQSGNDSSTDSVLPWIPQITPAVALRLLELDSSIMYVKQEKVEPPENREARASYILPSRTTLFIKNKELELKELDQDEPMKEENFADLSNSKRSSYKRGRGAREQGSGRKWQRKASGSKSDIGKQSARENNNLSFHLKQQSQRTGQSSGRGRRTVRKRAERRVANSTIVTQMGDMVKPKSNTVSLRDLDEEWRTERFGMVETVNPPDSNSTEEESDDNGQGEGYEQGNWELDLNGASNGWNREPTEASYEDDDAYEDDNGFEQMVEEESEGDLEMSDASDDVPNETRNDDGSDSADSEDYSD from the exons atggaGGCTGGTTCAGAAGGTGAGAATAATCGGATCAGCAATCCGAATAAGAACATTAGTAGTTCCAATGAAGGTAACGCTAAGCCTAAACGACAGATGAAGACTCCGTTTCAACTCGAAGCTCTGGAGAAAGCTTATGCTC TGGAGACTTATCCATCGGAAGCGACGCGAGCGGAATTATCGGAGAAATTGGGATTATCGGATCGGCAGTTACAGATGTGGTTTTGTCACCGGAGATTGAAAGAAAAGAAGGATAATCCTACGAAAAAACAGCGAAAAGGTGCTGCTTTACCACCGGAATCTCCGGTCGATGAGTTGCGGGCCGTGCCAGGTCCGGATTATGGATCGGGGTCAGGTTCGGGGTCCAGTCCGTATATGGACACAAGGAAGTTGGGGGGAAGCTCTTCTCGGGGAATGATGGAGGATGCGCCGACAGTTAGGAGGTATTATGAGTCACAGCAGTCAATAATGGAGCTCCGAGCAATTGCTTGTGTGGAGGCACAGTTGGGGGAGCCATTGCGAGATGATGGACCTATGCTCGGCATTGAGTTCGATCCATTGCCTCCCGATGCTTTCGGAG CAATTCCTGAACCACATAATAGGACTGGACATCCTTACGAGAGCAAAGTATATGAGCGACATGATGGCCGGTCAAGCAAA GCTGCTGCAAGGGCTTTTCATGAGTATCAGTTTCTTCCAGAGCATTCAAGTATTAGATCTGATGCATATGGACTTGTTACTCAGTCTCATTTTCATGAATCCCCGGTCAGTGGTTCAAGGGGTAGAGCTACATCATTTGTGCATGGAGAGGAACCATTGTCCAGGATTCATGGCATTCAAG AAAGGGAATCATTTACAAACGGGAGAAATGCTCCGACTATTTGCAATCCAGTGTTGGGATCTGAAGATTCATATATGCTGTCTGCTGAGCAAACCTTGAATAATGATGCTGAACCACGGATCGATAGGAAACGCAAGGTGTCTAGCTTG AGTGATGAAAATAGAATTGCAAGGGAAGTTGAGGCACATGAGAACAGGATTCGTAAAGAGCTTGAGAAATTAGAGCATAAAAGGCGAAAG AGTGAAGAGAGGATGAGGAAAGAAATGGAAAGGCATGAACGTGAAAGAAggaaggaagaagagaggttGATGCGTGAGAAGCAGCGGGAAGAAGAGAGAACACAACGAGAGCAGAAACGTGAAATGGAAAGAAGACAAAAGTTTTTGCAGAAAGAATACTTAAga GCTGAGAAAAAAAGACAAAAGGAGGAGCTTCGCAGAGAGAGAGAGGAGGAGAGACGTAGAGTTGCCAGGGAAAAGGCAACTGCACGGAAAATTGCTAAAGAGTCCATGGATCTTCTTGAAGATGAACAATTAGAACTCATGGAGTTGGCTGCTGCTAGGAAGGGAATGCACTCAATTATCCATCTTGATCACGATACCTTGCAAAATCTTGAGTCATTTAGAG ATTCTTTAAGCGTGTTCCCCCCCAAGTCGGTGCAATTGAAAAGACCATTTGACATTCAACCATGGATTGATTCAGAGGAGAATGTTGGGAATCTTCTCATG GCATGGAGATTTTTGATTACTTTTGCTGATATTCTCAAACTATGGCCTTTTACTCTTgacgagtttgtccaagcttttCATGACTAT GATTCAAGGTTGTTGGGTGAGATTCATGTTGCTCTTTTGAGATCAATAATAAAAGATATTGAAGATGTTGCAAGAACACCAGCAACTGGATTGGGAATGAATCAGTACTGTGCTGCCAACCCTGAAGGTGGACACCTTCAGATTGTTGAAGGG GCATATTCCTGGGGTTTTGACATCCGGAATTGGCTGCATCACTTGAATCCACTGACATGGCCTGAAATTTTCCGGCAATTAGCAATCTCTGCTGGTTTTGGACCTCAGTTGAAGAAGCAAAATGCAACGTGGACCTATACTGGTGATAATGATGAG GGTAAAGGTTGTACAGATGTTGTTTCTACTCTACGCAATGGTTCAGCAGCTGAGAATGCATTTGCATTGATGCGAGAGAAAGGTCTGTTACTTCCTAGAAGATCGAGGCATCGTTTGACACCTGGTACTGTCAAATTTGCAGCTTTTCATGTTCTTTCACTGGAGGGAAGCAAAGGATTAACAGTTCTAGAACTTGCAGATAAGATTCAG AAATCTGGACTTCGGGACCTTACAACGAGCAAGACGCCAGAGGCTTCTATTTCAGTTGCTTTGACAAGGGATGCAAAGCTTTTTGAAAGAATAGCTCCTTCAACTTATTGTGTACGACCTGCCTATAGGAAAGATCCTGCTGATGTGGAGGCCATACTAGCAACAGCAAGGAAAAAGATTCGGCAATTTGAGAATGGATTTTTAGGTGCAGAAGATGCTGATGAAGTTGAAAGAGATGAGGTGGAAAGAGATGATGTTGAAAGAGATGAAGACTCTGAATGTGATGTTGATGAGGATCCCGAAGTTGATGATATAGCTACTCCTTCAAATGCAAACAAAGATGCTGACTACCCTAAGGATGAAGTAAATACTTGTTTAGGAAGTAAAAAAGTCCTTGCTTCAGCTGATGATGACTTGGATGTTCCAGCTGAATTTGACAAGGATTTTCGATCTTTCCCTTCAAATACTGTGAAGGTTGACAATGATCCAAGTAATACAGGACAATATGTTGCCGGTGAGGAAAATGGAACAGGCAATCCTGATCAACAGAATATTGAAATCGATGAAAGCAAATCTGGTGAGTCGTGGATTCAGGGTCTTTCAGAAGGCGAATATTCTCATCTTAGTGTTGAGGAGCGCCTTAATGCCCTTGTTGCCTTAATTGGTATTGCAAATGAAGGGAACTCTATTCGTGCTGTGCTTGAG GATCGTCTGGAAGCAGCAAATGCTCTTAAAAAGCAAATGTGGGCTGAGGCTCAGCTGGACAAAAGTCGTCTGAAGGAAGAGTGTATAATTAAAATGGATTTTCCACCTGTCATGGGAATCAAGACTGAAGCTCAACTGCCTAATTCTGCCGTGGAAGGCAGCCGAAGTCCATTTCCTGTTGCTGATAATAAAATTGATGAGGCATCTCCAAGCATTCCAGAAGACCAAAAACCCTTGCTATGTTCACAAAATGTTCAGAATGACCTCAATAGTTATCCTGCTGAAAGGGCATTGGTACTTCAAGATGCCTCCATGGGTCCAGATAACTTCTCTGCTCAGCAGCATGGATATGCTTCAAAAAGATCACGCTCACAGTTGAAATCATACATAGCCCACAGAGCAGAAGAGATGTATGTATACAGGTCTTTACCTCTTGGCCAAGATCGTAGACGTAATAGATACTGGCAGTTTGTTGCTTCTGCTTCTAAAAATGATCCTTGTTCTGGCCGGATATTTGTTGAACTGCATGACGGAAATTGGAGGCTGATTGATTCTGAAGAG GCCTTTGATGCTCTCTTGGCATCTTTGGATGTACGAGGAATCAGGGAATCCCATTTACGGATAATGTTGCAAAAGATTGAATCGTCCTTCAAAGAAAACGTGCGTAGGAACTTGCACTCTGCCAGAGCTATGGGCCAAAGTGGAAGCTCCTCTGAAAATGAAGTTTCTGAAATAGATTCCAGTCCTGATTTTACTGGCAGTTATGACAGTCCTCGTAGTGGGATCTGTGGGTTGAATTCTGATGCATTGGAGACATTACCTGCTTTCAAAATTCAGCTTGGGAGAAACGAAAATGAGAGAAAGTCAGCCATGAAAAGGTATCAAGATTTCCAGAGGTGGATGTGGAACGAATGTTACAATTCCTCGACTTTATGTGCCATGAAATATGAAAAGAAGAGAAGTACACAGCTATTGGCTGTTTGTGATACATGCCTTGGCTCTCATATGCCGGAGGATGTGCATTGTAGTTACTGCCACCAGACGTTTCGAGcctttaacaataattttagtTTCTATGAACATGAGATTCTGTGCAAAGAAAACAGGAAGCTAGACAACAAGGACAAACATACTCTCGATTCTTCTCTCCCCATGGGAATCAACTTACTAAAGTCCTTTTGTGCTCTAGTTGAG GTATCTATTCCCCCAGAAGCCCTTGATTCAATGTGGACAGAGGGCCAACGAAAGATGTGGGGCAGGAAGCTTAATGCTTCTTCTTCTGCAAATGAACTGCTAAAG CTGTTGACACAGCTTGAGAGTGCCATAAAGCGAGATTATTTATCTTCCAACTTTGAGACAACGAGGGAGTTATTTGGTTCTAGTTTTCAGTCAGGGAATGATTCTTCTACTGATTCAGTGCTTCCATGGATACCCCAAATCACTCCAGCTGTAGCTTTAAGGCTTTTGGAGCTTGATTCATCCATCATGTATGTAAAGCAGGAGAAAGTTGAACCTCCAGAGAACAGGGAAGCTAGAGCATCATATATA CTTCCTTCAAGAACCactcttttcatcaagaataaAGAGCTTGAATTAAAAGAACTAGACCAAGATGAGCCTATGAAAGAAGAAAACTTTGCTGACCTCAGTAACAGTAAACGCAGCAGCTATAAACGGGGAAGAGGCGCTCGTGAACAAGGATCTGGTAGAAAGTGGCAGAGGAAAGCATCTGGTTCCAAATCTGATATTGGCAAGCAAAGTGCTAGAGAAAACAATAATTTAAGTTTCCACCTCAAACAACAGAGCCAAAGAACCGGTCAGAGTTCTGGACGTGGCCGCCGAACAGTTAGAAAGAGAGCTGAAAGGAGAGTTGCTAATAGTACAATTGTAACTCAGATGGGTGATATGGTTAAACCTAAGTCCAATACAGTATCCTTACGAGACTTGGATGAAGAATGGAGGACTGAAAGATTTGGGATGGTGGAAACAGTAAATCCCCCCGATAGTAACAGTACAGAAGAAGAATCAGATGACAATGGGCAAGGCGAAGGATATGAACAAGGAAACTGGGAGCTAGACCTTAACGGTGCCTCTAATGGGTGGAATCGAGAACCGACCGAAGCTAGTTATGAAGATGACGATGCTTATGAAGATGATAATGGCTTTGAACAGATGGTAGAAGAAGAATCCGAAGGCGATTTGGAGATGAGTGATGCATCAGATGATGTCCCGAATGAAACTAGAAATGATGATGGCTCAGACTCGGCAGATTCCGAAGATTATAGTGATTAA
- the LOC107960218 gene encoding homeobox-DDT domain protein RLT1 isoform X1 — MEAGSEGENNRISNPNKNISSSNEGNAKPKRQMKTPFQLEALEKAYALETYPSEATRAELSEKLGLSDRQLQMWFCHRRLKEKKDNPTKKQRKGAALPPESPVDELRAVPGPDYGSGSGSGSSPYMDTRKLGGSSSRGMMEDAPTVRRYYESQQSIMELRAIACVEAQLGEPLRDDGPMLGIEFDPLPPDAFGAIPEPHNRTGHPYESKVYERHDGRSSKAAARAFHEYQFLPEHSSIRSDAYGLVTQSHFHESPVSGSRGRATSFVHGEEPLSRIHGIQERESFTNGRNAPTICNPVLGSEDSYMLSAEQTLNNDAEPRIDRKRKVSSLSDENRIAREVEAHENRIRKELEKLEHKRRKSEERMRKEMERHERERRKEEERLMREKQREEERTQREQKREMERRQKFLQKEYLRAEKKRQKEELRREREEERRRVAREKATARKIAKESMDLLEDEQLELMELAAARKGMHSIIHLDHDTLQNLESFRDSLSVFPPKSVQLKRPFDIQPWIDSEENVGNLLMAWRFLITFADILKLWPFTLDEFVQAFHDYDSRLLGEIHVALLRSIIKDIEDVARTPATGLGMNQYCAANPEGGHLQIVEGAYSWGFDIRNWLHHLNPLTWPEIFRQLAISAGFGPQLKKQNATWTYTGDNDEGKGCTDVVSTLRNGSAAENAFALMREKGLLLPRRSRHRLTPGTVKFAAFHVLSLEGSKGLTVLELADKIQKSGLRDLTTSKTPEASISVALTRDAKLFERIAPSTYCVRPAYRKDPADVEAILATARKKIRQFENGFLGAEDADEVERDEVERDDVERDEDSECDVDEDPEVDDIATPSNANKDADYPKDEVNTCLGSKKVLASADDDLDVPAEFDKDFRSFPSNTVKVDNDPSNTGQYVAGEENGTGNPDQQNIEIDESKSGESWIQGLSEGEYSHLSVEERLNALVALIGIANEGNSIRAVLEDRLEAANALKKQMWAEAQLDKSRLKEECIIKMDFPPVMGIKTEAQLPNSAVEGSRSPFPVADNKIDEASPSIPEDQKPLLCSQNVQNDLNSYPAERALVLQDASMGPDNFSAQQHGYASKRSRSQLKSYIAHRAEEMYVYRSLPLGQDRRRNRYWQFVASASKNDPCSGRIFVELHDGNWRLIDSEEAFDALLASLDVRGIRESHLRIMLQKIESSFKENVRRNLHSARAMGQSGSSSENEVSEIDSSPDFTGSYDSPRSGICGLNSDALETLPAFKIQLGRNENERKSAMKRYQDFQRWMWNECYNSSTLCAMKYEKKRSTQLLAVCDTCLGSHMPEDVHCSYCHQTFRAFNNNFSFYEHEILCKENRKLDNKDKHTLDSSLPMGINLLKSFCALVEVSIPPEALDSMWTEGQRKMWGRKLNASSSANELLKLLTQLESAIKRDYLSSNFETTRELFGSSFQSGNDSSTDSVLPWIPQITPAVALRLLELDSSIMYVKQEKVEPPENREARASYIKLPSRTTLFIKNKELELKELDQDEPMKEENFADLSNSKRSSYKRGRGAREQGSGRKWQRKASGSKSDIGKQSARENNNLSFHLKQQSQRTGQSSGRGRRTVRKRAERRVANSTIVTQMGDMVKPKSNTVSLRDLDEEWRTERFGMVETVNPPDSNSTEEESDDNGQGEGYEQGNWELDLNGASNGWNREPTEASYEDDDAYEDDNGFEQMVEEESEGDLEMSDASDDVPNETRNDDGSDSADSEDYSD, encoded by the exons atggaGGCTGGTTCAGAAGGTGAGAATAATCGGATCAGCAATCCGAATAAGAACATTAGTAGTTCCAATGAAGGTAACGCTAAGCCTAAACGACAGATGAAGACTCCGTTTCAACTCGAAGCTCTGGAGAAAGCTTATGCTC TGGAGACTTATCCATCGGAAGCGACGCGAGCGGAATTATCGGAGAAATTGGGATTATCGGATCGGCAGTTACAGATGTGGTTTTGTCACCGGAGATTGAAAGAAAAGAAGGATAATCCTACGAAAAAACAGCGAAAAGGTGCTGCTTTACCACCGGAATCTCCGGTCGATGAGTTGCGGGCCGTGCCAGGTCCGGATTATGGATCGGGGTCAGGTTCGGGGTCCAGTCCGTATATGGACACAAGGAAGTTGGGGGGAAGCTCTTCTCGGGGAATGATGGAGGATGCGCCGACAGTTAGGAGGTATTATGAGTCACAGCAGTCAATAATGGAGCTCCGAGCAATTGCTTGTGTGGAGGCACAGTTGGGGGAGCCATTGCGAGATGATGGACCTATGCTCGGCATTGAGTTCGATCCATTGCCTCCCGATGCTTTCGGAG CAATTCCTGAACCACATAATAGGACTGGACATCCTTACGAGAGCAAAGTATATGAGCGACATGATGGCCGGTCAAGCAAA GCTGCTGCAAGGGCTTTTCATGAGTATCAGTTTCTTCCAGAGCATTCAAGTATTAGATCTGATGCATATGGACTTGTTACTCAGTCTCATTTTCATGAATCCCCGGTCAGTGGTTCAAGGGGTAGAGCTACATCATTTGTGCATGGAGAGGAACCATTGTCCAGGATTCATGGCATTCAAG AAAGGGAATCATTTACAAACGGGAGAAATGCTCCGACTATTTGCAATCCAGTGTTGGGATCTGAAGATTCATATATGCTGTCTGCTGAGCAAACCTTGAATAATGATGCTGAACCACGGATCGATAGGAAACGCAAGGTGTCTAGCTTG AGTGATGAAAATAGAATTGCAAGGGAAGTTGAGGCACATGAGAACAGGATTCGTAAAGAGCTTGAGAAATTAGAGCATAAAAGGCGAAAG AGTGAAGAGAGGATGAGGAAAGAAATGGAAAGGCATGAACGTGAAAGAAggaaggaagaagagaggttGATGCGTGAGAAGCAGCGGGAAGAAGAGAGAACACAACGAGAGCAGAAACGTGAAATGGAAAGAAGACAAAAGTTTTTGCAGAAAGAATACTTAAga GCTGAGAAAAAAAGACAAAAGGAGGAGCTTCGCAGAGAGAGAGAGGAGGAGAGACGTAGAGTTGCCAGGGAAAAGGCAACTGCACGGAAAATTGCTAAAGAGTCCATGGATCTTCTTGAAGATGAACAATTAGAACTCATGGAGTTGGCTGCTGCTAGGAAGGGAATGCACTCAATTATCCATCTTGATCACGATACCTTGCAAAATCTTGAGTCATTTAGAG ATTCTTTAAGCGTGTTCCCCCCCAAGTCGGTGCAATTGAAAAGACCATTTGACATTCAACCATGGATTGATTCAGAGGAGAATGTTGGGAATCTTCTCATG GCATGGAGATTTTTGATTACTTTTGCTGATATTCTCAAACTATGGCCTTTTACTCTTgacgagtttgtccaagcttttCATGACTAT GATTCAAGGTTGTTGGGTGAGATTCATGTTGCTCTTTTGAGATCAATAATAAAAGATATTGAAGATGTTGCAAGAACACCAGCAACTGGATTGGGAATGAATCAGTACTGTGCTGCCAACCCTGAAGGTGGACACCTTCAGATTGTTGAAGGG GCATATTCCTGGGGTTTTGACATCCGGAATTGGCTGCATCACTTGAATCCACTGACATGGCCTGAAATTTTCCGGCAATTAGCAATCTCTGCTGGTTTTGGACCTCAGTTGAAGAAGCAAAATGCAACGTGGACCTATACTGGTGATAATGATGAG GGTAAAGGTTGTACAGATGTTGTTTCTACTCTACGCAATGGTTCAGCAGCTGAGAATGCATTTGCATTGATGCGAGAGAAAGGTCTGTTACTTCCTAGAAGATCGAGGCATCGTTTGACACCTGGTACTGTCAAATTTGCAGCTTTTCATGTTCTTTCACTGGAGGGAAGCAAAGGATTAACAGTTCTAGAACTTGCAGATAAGATTCAG AAATCTGGACTTCGGGACCTTACAACGAGCAAGACGCCAGAGGCTTCTATTTCAGTTGCTTTGACAAGGGATGCAAAGCTTTTTGAAAGAATAGCTCCTTCAACTTATTGTGTACGACCTGCCTATAGGAAAGATCCTGCTGATGTGGAGGCCATACTAGCAACAGCAAGGAAAAAGATTCGGCAATTTGAGAATGGATTTTTAGGTGCAGAAGATGCTGATGAAGTTGAAAGAGATGAGGTGGAAAGAGATGATGTTGAAAGAGATGAAGACTCTGAATGTGATGTTGATGAGGATCCCGAAGTTGATGATATAGCTACTCCTTCAAATGCAAACAAAGATGCTGACTACCCTAAGGATGAAGTAAATACTTGTTTAGGAAGTAAAAAAGTCCTTGCTTCAGCTGATGATGACTTGGATGTTCCAGCTGAATTTGACAAGGATTTTCGATCTTTCCCTTCAAATACTGTGAAGGTTGACAATGATCCAAGTAATACAGGACAATATGTTGCCGGTGAGGAAAATGGAACAGGCAATCCTGATCAACAGAATATTGAAATCGATGAAAGCAAATCTGGTGAGTCGTGGATTCAGGGTCTTTCAGAAGGCGAATATTCTCATCTTAGTGTTGAGGAGCGCCTTAATGCCCTTGTTGCCTTAATTGGTATTGCAAATGAAGGGAACTCTATTCGTGCTGTGCTTGAG GATCGTCTGGAAGCAGCAAATGCTCTTAAAAAGCAAATGTGGGCTGAGGCTCAGCTGGACAAAAGTCGTCTGAAGGAAGAGTGTATAATTAAAATGGATTTTCCACCTGTCATGGGAATCAAGACTGAAGCTCAACTGCCTAATTCTGCCGTGGAAGGCAGCCGAAGTCCATTTCCTGTTGCTGATAATAAAATTGATGAGGCATCTCCAAGCATTCCAGAAGACCAAAAACCCTTGCTATGTTCACAAAATGTTCAGAATGACCTCAATAGTTATCCTGCTGAAAGGGCATTGGTACTTCAAGATGCCTCCATGGGTCCAGATAACTTCTCTGCTCAGCAGCATGGATATGCTTCAAAAAGATCACGCTCACAGTTGAAATCATACATAGCCCACAGAGCAGAAGAGATGTATGTATACAGGTCTTTACCTCTTGGCCAAGATCGTAGACGTAATAGATACTGGCAGTTTGTTGCTTCTGCTTCTAAAAATGATCCTTGTTCTGGCCGGATATTTGTTGAACTGCATGACGGAAATTGGAGGCTGATTGATTCTGAAGAG GCCTTTGATGCTCTCTTGGCATCTTTGGATGTACGAGGAATCAGGGAATCCCATTTACGGATAATGTTGCAAAAGATTGAATCGTCCTTCAAAGAAAACGTGCGTAGGAACTTGCACTCTGCCAGAGCTATGGGCCAAAGTGGAAGCTCCTCTGAAAATGAAGTTTCTGAAATAGATTCCAGTCCTGATTTTACTGGCAGTTATGACAGTCCTCGTAGTGGGATCTGTGGGTTGAATTCTGATGCATTGGAGACATTACCTGCTTTCAAAATTCAGCTTGGGAGAAACGAAAATGAGAGAAAGTCAGCCATGAAAAGGTATCAAGATTTCCAGAGGTGGATGTGGAACGAATGTTACAATTCCTCGACTTTATGTGCCATGAAATATGAAAAGAAGAGAAGTACACAGCTATTGGCTGTTTGTGATACATGCCTTGGCTCTCATATGCCGGAGGATGTGCATTGTAGTTACTGCCACCAGACGTTTCGAGcctttaacaataattttagtTTCTATGAACATGAGATTCTGTGCAAAGAAAACAGGAAGCTAGACAACAAGGACAAACATACTCTCGATTCTTCTCTCCCCATGGGAATCAACTTACTAAAGTCCTTTTGTGCTCTAGTTGAG GTATCTATTCCCCCAGAAGCCCTTGATTCAATGTGGACAGAGGGCCAACGAAAGATGTGGGGCAGGAAGCTTAATGCTTCTTCTTCTGCAAATGAACTGCTAAAG CTGTTGACACAGCTTGAGAGTGCCATAAAGCGAGATTATTTATCTTCCAACTTTGAGACAACGAGGGAGTTATTTGGTTCTAGTTTTCAGTCAGGGAATGATTCTTCTACTGATTCAGTGCTTCCATGGATACCCCAAATCACTCCAGCTGTAGCTTTAAGGCTTTTGGAGCTTGATTCATCCATCATGTATGTAAAGCAGGAGAAAGTTGAACCTCCAGAGAACAGGGAAGCTAGAGCATCATATATA AAGCTTCCTTCAAGAACCactcttttcatcaagaataaAGAGCTTGAATTAAAAGAACTAGACCAAGATGAGCCTATGAAAGAAGAAAACTTTGCTGACCTCAGTAACAGTAAACGCAGCAGCTATAAACGGGGAAGAGGCGCTCGTGAACAAGGATCTGGTAGAAAGTGGCAGAGGAAAGCATCTGGTTCCAAATCTGATATTGGCAAGCAAAGTGCTAGAGAAAACAATAATTTAAGTTTCCACCTCAAACAACAGAGCCAAAGAACCGGTCAGAGTTCTGGACGTGGCCGCCGAACAGTTAGAAAGAGAGCTGAAAGGAGAGTTGCTAATAGTACAATTGTAACTCAGATGGGTGATATGGTTAAACCTAAGTCCAATACAGTATCCTTACGAGACTTGGATGAAGAATGGAGGACTGAAAGATTTGGGATGGTGGAAACAGTAAATCCCCCCGATAGTAACAGTACAGAAGAAGAATCAGATGACAATGGGCAAGGCGAAGGATATGAACAAGGAAACTGGGAGCTAGACCTTAACGGTGCCTCTAATGGGTGGAATCGAGAACCGACCGAAGCTAGTTATGAAGATGACGATGCTTATGAAGATGATAATGGCTTTGAACAGATGGTAGAAGAAGAATCCGAAGGCGATTTGGAGATGAGTGATGCATCAGATGATGTCCCGAATGAAACTAGAAATGATGATGGCTCAGACTCGGCAGATTCCGAAGATTATAGTGATTAA